The Methanoculleus marisnigri JR1 genome window below encodes:
- a CDS encoding DUF1673 family protein encodes MMKFSETIRRWMGWCPNAAMVSTSRRQYAAPDGEVGMAREGNRDVVEGALVDYGPIGTPGKLFILPVAAALLIGCLFVMAPAVGLFVLVIILAYSGMEIYGVMRRARVEVTPDTITITRPLFRPIVIPKDAVVKVEVKENKLPIPYWLLMGALAMIFLSAAGGIYYGLSNPTSMRFISGLGAAIFFPVIFYRTYVRTHYPQILTITTEKKIAAIYTGDPERMARTLGVAG; translated from the coding sequence ATGATGAAGTTCTCCGAGACGATACGGAGATGGATGGGCTGGTGCCCGAACGCGGCAATGGTCAGCACCAGCCGGCGGCAGTATGCCGCTCCTGACGGCGAGGTCGGTATGGCGAGAGAAGGCAACCGGGATGTGGTGGAGGGCGCCCTTGTGGACTACGGCCCGATCGGAACTCCGGGAAAGCTCTTCATTCTGCCTGTTGCCGCCGCTCTCCTCATTGGATGCCTCTTCGTTATGGCACCTGCTGTGGGCCTTTTTGTGCTGGTCATCATACTGGCTTACTCCGGTATGGAGATCTATGGAGTCATGCGAAGAGCCCGTGTCGAGGTCACCCCGGACACGATTACCATCACGCGACCGCTCTTTCGGCCCATCGTCATCCCGAAGGACGCCGTCGTGAAAGTGGAAGTGAAGGAGAACAAACTCCCCATCCCTTACTGGCTCCTTATGGGGGCACTGGCGATGATCTTCCTATCGGCGGCCGGCGGTATATACTATGGACTCTCAAATCCGACCTCCATGCGGTTTATCTCCGGGCTTGGCGCTGCGATCTTCTTCCCCGTGATCTTCTACCGCACCTACGTGAGGACACATTACCCGCAAATCCTGACGATAACGACGGAGAAGAAGATCGCCGCAATCTACACCGGTGACCCCGAACGGATGGCCCGAACGCTGGGGGTGGCCGGATGA